Within the Geotoga petraea genome, the region TCAAACAGATGGGAGAGAAACAGCTGTGGGAATATTAATGGAACCAGTAGTAGCAGAGGAAGATGTTATGGTTACATATATGGTTCATGGTGCAGTAATAGAAAGTAAATTGACAAGTTATGATGAAGCAGCTAAAACCGATTTACCACACATAATTTTCGTATAAGAGGTGAAGACTTATGAAGAATATCTATAATTTATTAGATTCAAAGAAATTTGTGGATCATGTAATGAACAGACCACAAAGAAATTATTTGGGAGCAGCAATATTTCCTTCTGAACCAACTGATTCATTAAGATTTGAATATCTAAAAGGTGCTAATGCTAACCCAGTAATGGGTAATGTAATAGCGTGGGGTAAAGAAGCTCCTATAAGAGGTAGAGATAATATGGCAACTATCTCTGGTAAAATCAACGCTATCAAATTGAAAATGAATCTTGGTGAGGAAAATATGATCAAATTATTCGAATCAAGAAATTCTGGTAGCAATATACCTCAATCAGTAATAAAGAAATATTTTGATGATGTAATTTACACATATGACGGTGTAGAAAACAAAATAGAATACTTAAGAATGCAAGCTCTTTGTAAAGGTATTCTTGACTATACTAATGATGGTTATCAGATCACCGTTGATTATTTAATGCCAACTGAAAACAAACCAACTGTATCTACATTATGGAGTGATGAAACAAATTCAAATCCAGAAGCAGATATTTTCACATGGATGACTATGATAAAAGAAAATGGCGGATTAGCACCTACAAAAGCTATAACTTCAACAAAAGTATTAAATCACATATTGAACAACGCAAACCTAAGAAAAGCTATTTTAGGAGTTAATTCAGATAGATTATTGACTCAGAAAGATTTAAACGCTTATTTTGGTTCAAAAGGTTATCCTCAAGTTACTACATATGATTTACGAGCCAGAGATTTAGATGGAAATGTAAAAAGGTTCTTTGACGAAGACAAATTTGTTATACTTCCTGGAAATGGGCAAGCTGGTAAAACATTAGTAGCTCCTACAGCTGAATCATTATCAACAACAATGAAAAAAGTTAAAACATTGAAAGGTATTACAGTAACTCAATGGGAAACTAATGATCCAGTTGATTTATGGACAAAGGCAGCAGGTGCTCAAATAGTAACCATGCCTTATGCAGAACAACAAGTTTCAGCAACTGTAATATAAATAATGCCGCCCTTAATGGGCGGTTAATTTTTTAGAGGAGGAAAAAACATGAAATATAAGGTATTAAAGCCAGTTACTTATAAAGGGAAAGTTGTAAATGAAGGAATAATTGAATTAGACAAAAATGAAGTAAGAGATACATTAGTTAAAAGAGGAGTTTTGGAAGAAATAAAAAAAAATGAAAACTCTGATGAAAATAAGTTGACTGTTGAACAGTTAGAAGAAAATACAGTTCCAGAATTAAAAGAAATAGCTGAAAAAAAGAAAGTTGAATTAAAGGCAAAAGATACTAAAGAGGAGATAATCAAAAAAATAAGCGAAGTGATTTAAAATGACAAATCTAGAAAAAATGAAAATAGAATTGAGAGATCAAAATGGAACTATATTTAATGATACTGAGTTAGAATCTTTTTTAATAGATAATTCTCTAAATAAAAATGATGAATATGTATTAGAAAACAAGCCTAAATTAATGCTTTCAGTTAGAGATGCTTTAAGAAGCTTGCTAAGAGATTGGAATGCAGCTCAAACTAAAATATCAGGGGATATGCAAGAAAGCTATAGTAAAGGTGGAATAGTATCAGAAATAGAGAAAATAGAGAGGACATATCTAAATGATTTAATAATTGGAGCGATGGAGTATGAAGATTGAACTTGTAGGTTCTAAAGACATACAAAAAAAGATAAAACAAATGAAGAAAAATGTTGGTCCAGAAAAAAGAAGAATTATGTTTGGTCAGGCAACAAGTTTACTTAAAAATTATCTCCAAAGATTATATGATCAAGAACTTGAAACTTCAAAAATAAAGAATAAATTATTTACTGAACAAAGTAGTGATAATGGAAAATTATATACAGACCAAATTCATGCAACTTTTCTTGAGTATGGAACAAAGCCTCATGATATTTTCCCAAAAAGAAAACAAGCTCTATCTTGGTATGTTGGGCCAAAACCAAAACCTCAAGGTTATATGGGCGATTCAGGCAAATGGGCTGTAGCAAAACATGTAAGACATCCAGGAACGAAAGCAAGACATTTTTTTAAGAGAACTTTAGAAGACAACGAAAATAAAATCCTTGAAATATTTAAAAGAGGGATAGAAGATGTATAACGAATTATTAGATAAAATAAAAAATGATTTATCTGTTATAAAAAACAATGACATTTTAATATTTGACAAAGTAACTAAAGGAGCTACGAAATCGGATGATGATTTGAATGTAGCTTCTATTTTTTTAGCAAATTCAAACCACGGACAGTTAACTTCAAGGAGATATGAAACAGAGCCAACAATTAATTTAGTTTGTATTTTTAATAAAAAAAGAGATGATCTATCTCAAAATGAACTTTTTTTGCAAAGAAAGTATTCAGATATAGAAGTAATAGAAGATTATTTTAAACAAAATTTTGTACTAACAAATACAGAGTTTAGTGAAGATAATAATGGTTTATATGTAATGATAACATTCAAAACAAGTGAGGTGAAAGCAATATGAGTATAGGAACTGGTGCAAAGTCAGCAGTAACTATTGGGGAAGAAACTACTTTTGCTACCGAAGCAGAAGTTAAGTATAAAGTTCCATTTACTTCTGAAAGTCTTAATCATAGTGTAGAAACAAATCAATCAGAAGCATTGTTAGGAAACAGGGCTGTTAAATCTCTTGCTCCTGGAAAAGAAGGAGCTGAAGGTTCTATTGATTTGGAAGCTTATCCTGGTATTATGGGATTTTTGTTTTATTTAGCCCTAGGAAAATCTGTTGCTTATGATTCTAATAGTGATTCTACAGATGATTCAACAAAAATTATTCCTATTGGAATAACAGAGGATCTTCCTTCAGCAACTATAGAAGTAGATCATTCAGGAAATAAAATAAAATACACTGGTATGACAGTTAATTCATTGAGTTTTTCTGGAGCTGTAGGAGATATTCCAACTATGTCTGTAGATTTTACTGGTAAAGAAGAGATTATAGGAGCAGCTACTGTAAGTTCTACTCTCGTAGAACCAGGTGAGGATCCTTATTACTTTAAAGAATTAACTCTTTACAACGACGAATTTACAACCGTTGCTGATTTGTATTCATCTATTGATATAGAGATAAATAACAACATAGATGCAGATGATTATCGTTTAGACGGAACAGGAAAAAGAAAAAGTGTTACTGCTAATAAGTTAGAAGTTACTGGATCAGTAAACATTTATTTTGATTCTTCCGTTCTAACTAATGAATATAGCAAATACAAAAATTTTGAAGATGCTAAGATAGGTATTAAACTAGTAAAAGATACAGGCGAAGAATTACAGATATTTTTACCAAGAATAAAATTCACAGAAATGCCTCATGACATTGGTGGAGCAGATAAGATAAGTCTTAATGCTAATTTTACATCAATAATTCCAGCTTTAGGTGATGTTATTGAAGTTGTAGATAAAACTAACGATACAGGTACATATTAAGGAGGAATAGCAATGGCATTCATAATTGATACTAACAAAACTAAAAAAATATATTTTGATGAAAGAATGGAAGTTTCAGAAAAAGAAACTAAAGATTATGTAGAAATTTTAGCAGAACCAAACATTGAAGTAGTAGAAGATATTAAAAAAGCAATCAAACCAAAAAACTTAAAAATAGCTAGAGATATGTCTATGGAAATGGAAATGTCTAGTCTTGGCCATATACCTTTGGAAATCGTTGCAAAAGTTGTGAAGGGTTGGAGTGAAGATGAACCTTTAAATTTAAACACTTTAAAAACAAAGGTACACTCAAAACTAATAAACAATCTTTGGAATGAGATACTCCACGAATATGGATTAGATCAACAAAATGATATTAAGTTTTAATGGAGTAAAAGTTTTATTCAAAGAAATTGATTTAAAGTCTTTAATGACAATAGAAAATGGAGGAAGGATTTATGAGATCCTTCCTTTTTTAATTTTAGAGTGGAGTATTGATAAAGAAATAAGTTTTAAAAATGTATTGAATTTAAGTCCTGAAGCAGCGGAAAGGATTTATAAAGAATCGAGAAAAGAATATGATTTATTAGAAAATATTGAAGAAAATATGTTATCTGGATGGATAGCAAGTACTATAAAAAAGTCAGGTAATCAAAAAATATCTTTTAGAGGATTTGAAGATAAAGAAATTAAAGTAATTAAAGAATGTTTAAAAATAAAAAATACTCTATTTGATCACAGAGGAAATATGATTAGTTATCCAGAAAGAGGAGGATATTTAGAACAGAATGCAAAATATATGTACTTTTTAAGGATTTATCAAGAACAATTGAAAATACATTATAACAATCTATCAAAAAGAAAAAAATAGGAGGTGGCTGATATGGCTAATGCAGCTACCATGAGTATTATTATAAATGCAAAAGATATGGCTTCAAAAACTATAGCTGGTATAGGTGGTTCTTTGAATAATCTACAAAAAACAGCTAATAGAGTTCAAAGAAGCTTTAATGATTTTAAAAATTCATATAATGAATTAGCAAGAGGTGCAGAAATAGCTTTAGGTGCAATAGGTGCAGCTGGTGGAGCTATATTCATGTTTTCTAAAAATACAGAAAAGGCTATGGCTAATGCTTCAACAATGTTTAATAAGACTGCAAAAGATTTTGAAAAATATTTAGGAAAAGATATATCGAAAATATCAATGCAATATGGTCAAAACTTAGAATCAATGTGGCAAGCAACATATGATTTAGGATCAGCTGGAATTACATTAGAAAATGTCCCTGCAGTATTACAAAAAGTTGCTAAAGCAGCGGTTGCAGGTAATACTGATACATCTACAGCATTTACAGGAGCTATAAAACAGATAAAAGCTTTTGGTTTAGAAATAAAAGACCTTGAAAGAGTTTTCGCTGTACAATTCCAAAGTGTTCAAAAAGGGTTACTCACTTATGAAGAGTTAGCTCAATCAATACCAGAAGTTGCAGCGACAGCTAGAACTCTTGGTGAAAATTGGGTTGATGCAACAGCAACTTTTGCAGAATTAACAAAATATATGCCTGATGCCTCTCAAGCGGCTAATGCTCTATCAAATGTATATAATGAATTGACAGAGAAATCAGAAAGTTTGAAAGAAGCGGGTATTGAATTATATAGAGACGGAAAATTTATTGGTTTTTCAAAAGTTTTAAGACAAATAACTTCTCAGATTGATGGAAAAACAAATGAAGAAGTTGCACAGTTTTTCAATTCATTGGGTTTATCAGAAGAAGCTGGGAATGCTGTAAAAAGTTTAGTAAATAACTATGAAAGCTTGCAAAACACATTAAGCAGCACAACTGATGATGTTTCAGCTTTAAATGAAATGTTTGAAAAGCAAACAAGTACAGCAGAGTGGCAGTTTAGAAAATTAGTTGTTGTTTTAGACAACCTTAAGCAAACAATATACAGTGCTTTTAAAGATACATTAGGAAAATGGATTCAAAAAGCAGCTGTTTGGGTTCAAGGCCTTACGAGATGGATTGAAGAAAATAAAGACCAGTTTGTTGAATTAATAAGTGCTGTTGTAAGGCTTTTAGGAGTTATTATCGGATTCAATATCGCATTAAATATATTTAGCAAGTTAGGTTCAGTATTATCTGCTCTTACTAATCCTTTCACTTGGATATTGGGAGCAATTGCAGCAGTTTTCACAATGCTTGAAGATCAACAAAAGGAAGCTATATTTGAATGGATAGGCAAAGCTATAGACAATATAATTTCTTATGTAAAAGAGCTATTCTCATTATTGTCTAACGATGGATTTATGGCTGTATTACAAAAGATATTTAAAGATATTGGCAGTTTGTTTGGAAATATAGGCAACTTTACTATTGGGATAGCTGTTGAAGTTGTTAAATGGCTTGGAGACAAAATACCAGAATGGATAAATAAAGGTAAACAAGCTATTGATATGCTCATAGCTAAGGTTGATGAAAGTGGATTACCTCAATGGGCTAAGAATGTTTTAAAAGGAGCTTTAAATACAGCAAAATTAGCTTTAGAGTTAGCTGGTGATGCTTATGATTGGCTTTCTGGAATAATTGGTGCAACTAAAGAAATGTTTTTAAATATAAAAAATGGTGAAGATAGTCCCTTAAGTGCAGTATTAAAATGGTTATCTTCAATTGTAGATACAACTGTAAAATTTGGAATAAATATATTATCTGATGTTTTGGGTTGGCTTTATGGATTATTTGGGGCTGATTCAGAAGCAGTAGAAAATTTTAAAATAAATTTAGAAGGTACTGCATGGGAATGGTATGAAAAAATGAAAGAGTGGGAAGATAATGCAATACAGATTACATTAGACTTGTTGATGGGAAAAAATGAATTTGAAGATGGAACTTTATTTAATATAGGGCCATTCGGTGAAGAAAAGAAAAATGATGGTTGGTTAAAATATCTCATTCCATCACCAGAGATTTTTTTACCAGGTGGTTATAAAGGTGGACAATTTGATGTTGGTGGATATACAGGAGACGGGGGAAAATATCAACCTGCTGGGATAGTTCATGCGGGGGAATATGTTATTCCGCAGTGGCTTGTTAAAAAAGCTCCTGGACTTGTTGGAACGATTGAAAATGTCAGAAAACAAGGATACGCAAATGGTGGAGCTGTTGGATTTTTACCTGGTTATTTTGATGGTGGAGATGTTGTTGAATTATTAAAAAAATACTTCATAGGTGGGGAAGAAGATAGTGGAGTTAGTAAAGATATAAATACAACCACAGACACAGTTGGATATATATTTGATTTTGTTAAGAATTACATACCAGAGCAAGAAGAGGAGTTATCAGTTATTCAGCAAGCAGTGAATGAAATGCTTGGAATCCAAAAATCAGATGAAGAAAAACCAGAAAAAAGTAATGTAGAAAAAACCATAGATAAGTTATATACATTCTTTCCAGAAATGAAGCAGTATTACGATAAAGATAAAGGTGAAGCAGGTAATTTAGGTAAAATATTCTCTTTGGGTATGGCAGGGCAAGGGAGTATGAAAGATAACTTCCTTGGAGGTTTTGCTGGTTTATTTAAAGATTTAATAGGTCCTCTTGGAGAAGCTGTTGCAATGCTTTCAAATGTTCAAGCTCTTTTAAATCCAATAACAACAATTGTAGAAGGAATGATGACAATATTAGGGCCATTGATAAACAATGCTCTTATGCCTTTTGTCAATATACTTACAAATCTTGGTAAAATGCTTGGTACTTTATTAGTTCCTTTGTTAAATCCACTTTTAGCAGGATTGCAGATACTAGGTAATGTTTTAACTTGGGTATATAACAAAGTTTTAGTACCAATTGGAAAGGGAATGTATATAGTGTTTGCTTCAATAGCTTCTGGGTTTAATTGGGTATATAACGTCGTTTCAGACATAATAAAAGGCTTAACTTTTGGAGCTATAAACATGGGTAAAAGAGCAGTAAAATCAATGGATCAAATCATAAAAGAAGCAGGAGAAAAATTCCAGGAAATTGATATCAAAAAACAAGACGAATATAACACAGAATATAAGAGTTCAGTTACTAGCTCTGGCCCAGAAAATGTTTATAATACTTTTAATATAAATGCTAATGATAGTTTTATTCAAGATAGTCAAGAAAAATTCAAAACTTTAATATTCAAACTAATAAAAGAATATGAAAAAGAATCAGGTTTAAAATTTGCAACTTAATAACGAAGCCCTTCGGGGCTTCTTTTTATGGAGGTATTTATATGATTGCAAGTACAGAGAAACCTAAACAAATAATAATTTTAAATAGTAAAGATGATATAAAAAATGGAAAGGTGAAAGTTAAGTTTGCTTTTAGATATTCAATAATTGAAACAACAACAGAGCAAGCAACTTTCAATGAAGAAACAGGAGAAGAAGTAACTAATCAAGTGCTAGCATGGGAATATAAAGAATATATTTCTGAACAAGAATTTGATTTATTTTTAAAATCATCAATTCCAGATATATTAAAAAGTTTATACACAGAAATCAGCCCTAGGCTAGAAAGTTTAGGTGATTATGCAGATGTTGAATTACCTCGAGAGTTCGATATTTAATGCGTATAATTTGTATTATACGAAGCAAAGGAGTGAATTAAATGGCTTTAATAAAAGAAGATTATGGCTTAATATACAACGATGATGGTAGTTTATGTGTAACTGTTAGAGAAGATGATGTACCTTTTGAAGGAGTAAAATCTTATGCGATTGAGGAAAGTACAGAGAATTTAGTACCATCAAATCTTGCAAATTTTGAGGATTTGAATTGGGGATCTGTAAGTATAATATCCAGGGAAATTATAGAAGGTGGAGGATACAATGGTAGAAATGCTGTAAAAATTGTAAAAGATGACACTCAAATTAATTTTCAAATTTACGATACAAATATTACAAGTAATATTAAAAATAATATACAAGTTGGAGATAGAATTTCTTATCAAATTAAGTATAAAATAATAGATCCTGGGTCTGGTGGTACTTTTAATTTTAGAACATGGGGGTTTTCTACGACATATCCTATAAATGATATAGACATTGGTAATGGTTGGAAGTTAAGATATGGAACAAGCCCTGAATGGACAGATACTTCAGATATTACAGGATCTGTTGGTATTTCAGAAATGCCACCGAATAGTACAATTTTATTTTGTGATTTTCAAATTGAAATTAAGCCATATCCAACCTCTTTTGTTGATGGGAGTAGAGCAAAAGGGAAATTATATTTTTCTTCAGAAAAATTAAACACAAAAAATTATACATTGGATGATGGCTCAAAGGTTAATTTATTTAATAATCATGTTGTGTCATTTTGGTTTAAAGTTCCAAAAGTTCAAGATGAAGAAATAATCTCAGAAACTTATACTTGGGATTTTATTCAACAAATAATAGGAAACGACCATGATGTATTGACGGGTTCGCACAGAAGAAGGCAATGGGCGATTATAATCTCAAGACAAGATGGGGATTTAGGTATTTCAGCACCTTATTTAGGTTTTAGCCATTATGTTAATGTTTTAGATACGGTTGGAAATTATGAAGATAAGTGGCATCATATAGTTTTTATCTTTGATGTAATAAATGAAAGTTCAACTGAAATATATAGAGAACACAAAGTTTATTATGACGGAATTTTAAAAAGAGATGTATTTGCTAATTTATATGTTTCTGGTAGCCCATCAATAAACGATGATATATGGTTTAATGAAGATTATAGAAATCGTTCGAATTTAATCTCAAACCTTTTCATCGGCAAATATAAAGATGAGCAAGGAAATGTAATATGGACAGATGAATATATACAAGAAGTGTACGAAGCGAAGAAACCATTCAATACTAATTTATGAGTGCGTATAAGACTGATTATACGCATTTTTTTAATTGAGGTGATAATATGTTTCCTCCTATAAGCTATGATAATAGTTTTTTAGAATATATACGAAAACCAACACGAAATAAAAAAATAAAAGTGTTAGCTAAAATAGATGGTACAAACTTTTATGACATAAGTGAATACGTACAAAAAATAACAACAAACAACAAAATAGAATTGCTTGAAGATCCAGCAATAGACAACGCCAAGATAACAGTTGCCAACAAAAATAATATGTTCACTAAAACACAATTCAATGATGTTTTTGATCCAAGTGTGGGTAAGTTTAATGGCACTGTTGAGCAGAATTATCTTAACAAAGAATGGGAAATAAAAATATATGTAGAAATTAGTAATGAAGATGCAAATAAAATAGCAATTCCTCTTTTTACTGGAATAAAACCCGTTGGAGGGATAACAGAAAAACATAAAAAAGCAGAGATTGTTGTTAAAGATATTCTGCACTATGCGATTAATAAAGAGCTTACATATCCTTTGTTATATCCAAATTACACACCAAATAATATAATTTCAGACTTATTAACAAGAGCAGGAATAGCAGTAGAAAATCAAGACTTTCAATCTCTTACAACACCTTTCGAAGTTTATATAACCGAAGAAAACACTACTGTATGGAGAAATATTCTCAAAATAATAAAAGGTACACAGGCAAGATTTTCGGTAACTCCAGAAGGAAAAGTAATATACAGAACTAAGATAGAAAACTTTTATGACCCAGATATTGCTCTATCAATAGATGCAGATAAAATTCAAGAATATGAGCTTCTTGGAGACCAAAAATACAACAAAATAAAAGTAGAATCAGAGGGCTATAAAATAGATACATATATATCTAAAATAATCAATGTAGAACTTCAAGATGATGAGAATAGAACTATAAAAAAAGGAGAAATAGAAACATTTGACTTTGAATATAAATCAGATTTTGCAAAAGATGTAGCAAATACTGTGTTCATAAGTTATTCAAGTCCTAATACTGAAGGTATAGCTTATGACAGTGCTTTTTCTCTTAACGATTCAGACAGCAATATAAAGATCAACAAATTTGATATAAGACCAGATAAATTAATCTTAGAAATAGAAAACTTAAATACAAGCATAGATATACTCATTGATGCTCTTAAATTAGACGGTAGACAAATAAATAAAGTGTCATTAGAAAATCTCGTGAAAGTAAATAATACAGGCTTCCCAGACAAGGAATACGCTATAAAATCATTCTATAGTACTAAAGCAATGCTTTCAAATATTGCAGATGTAGCTGAGAATTTGATATCAAAAGATATAGTTTTTGAGTTGTCTCTAAATGAGTTTTATCCAGAGCTTTATGCTGGTAATTTGATTAATCTTACATTACCAGAAAAAGGAATTTCAAACGGTACATTCATAGTCAATTCAGTTACTCATAAGATAGAAGGATCTACATATAAAACAAACATTACAATAACAGAATACAAAGACGTAGTTTTTAATATAAATGACAAAGAATATGAAAAAATAAATACAGGAGCAGCTCCAGGAACAGGAGATCAAATTGATTTCATTCAAGGAGAAGTGGAAGAACTAAAAGGTGATGTAGAAGATCAGAAACAAAAGACCGATTTTCTTGATAGTAATGCACCAGCAAAACCAACCAATTTCTCTCTTCAAACACAATTCTTGAATAAACGCTCAGTTATAAAAATGAGTTGTGATGAAAATACAGAAACAGACCTTATTGGTTATGAATTTCAGTGGAGCTACGACCAGATTAATTGGAATTCTATACAATCAAAAGACAATCTAGCTCAAGCAGAAGTACAAGGTAATATAACAGTTTATGCAAGAGTTAGAGCTTTAGATGCAGAAGGGAATGCTTCGCTGTTTACTAATATTTTGAGTGTAACAACAGCAAAAGATTCAACTGCTCCTGCAACTCCAACAGGGATATCAGTAACCCCAAATTATGCAGGCGTAGTTTTCAAGCTTATACAAAACACAGAAGAAGATTTCAAAGAATATAAACTAACTATCAACACTGTAGAGTATGTATTTTCGAACAACTATATAGTGATAAGCGGGCTTCAACCAGAGACAACTTATAATTATTCTATTGTTGCTATAGACTATTCAGAAAACGAGTCCACTGCTGCAACTGGGAGTTTTACTACAGAAAGAAAAGCTGCTTCAGAAGAAGCTATTGATAACATAAACGGAAATATAACAAATATAAACACAGATATAAATACTATTAATTCAGATATTACAAGTTTAAATACTAATGTTTCCAATATAAATACAGATATAGATACAATACAAGTAAATATAAATGGAATGAATACTGATATAACAAACATAAACGAAAATATAACTAGTATAGAAACAACTCAAGGACAAATACAAACAACAGTTTCAAATCATGGTACAAGGTTAGATACAGCTGAAACGGATATAACTACAAACGCATCTCAAATTACACAAAATGCAGATGAAATATCAAGTTTAGTTACAAAAACTGGAGTTAATGATTTAGGAGAGACTGAAACATTAAGCTCTAAAATAAGCCAAAATGCAACATCAATAACTTCTGCAGTATCTAGAATAGATACAGCTGAAAATGATATATCAAACAATAACAATGCAATTTCAACTAATGCGACCCAGATAACTCAAAATGCTGATAATATTACTCAATTAGTAACTAAGACTGGAATTAATAATCTTGGTGAAACAGAGACTTTAATTTCAGAAATAACTCAAAATGCTGACAATATAACATCTATGGTTGGAATATTAAATTCAACTCCAGGAGCAACAAATCAATATACAGCTATAAAACAAAACGCAGACAGTATAACTACAGCTGTTTCAAGAATTGATACAAATGAAACGGACATATCTTCTAATTCATCATTGATTACTCAAAATGCAACTTCAATAAGTTCGACAGTTCAAAGATTAAATGATGTAGACGGTAATGGTACAAGCATGGAAAACAGCATCTCTGCTATAGTTCAAAATGCGGATGAAATATCAAGCACAGTGGAAGGAATAAAATATAAATATGCTCTAAGTGTACCAGAAGGAGCTATTGCTTACTGGTCTGATAGTTTATTTGACAAAATAAACGGATTAACTCCAGAGGGTTACACAGAAACTTGGCAACCTTATGAAAAAACACTTTCAACCATCGCACAGCACTCAGATGAAATATCTCAGAGAATAGTTGCAAAGGACATGGATACAGGCGAAGTGCTTAGAAATACGGAATTATTGATAAGTGATGGAAAAATACAAGTGATTGCTTCCATGTTTGAAGTCTTAGGTGATGCTATAGTAAATGGAACTATTTCAGCAGATAAGCTATCTTCTCTTATTTTAGAGGCTGGAAAGTATATCCAAGTTGGAGATAGTAATAATGGGTATAAATTAGATGGTACGACAGGATTAAGTAGATTGATAGGTGGTCAAGAGAAGAAAATACCTTCAATTTTACAAAGGGATATAGTAAGTTTTGATTCTAACGAGACACAAAAAGCTATCACCTTAAATCCTAATGCTTCATCAGAAAATTCTTATA harbors:
- a CDS encoding phage tail tape measure protein — its product is MANAATMSIIINAKDMASKTIAGIGGSLNNLQKTANRVQRSFNDFKNSYNELARGAEIALGAIGAAGGAIFMFSKNTEKAMANASTMFNKTAKDFEKYLGKDISKISMQYGQNLESMWQATYDLGSAGITLENVPAVLQKVAKAAVAGNTDTSTAFTGAIKQIKAFGLEIKDLERVFAVQFQSVQKGLLTYEELAQSIPEVAATARTLGENWVDATATFAELTKYMPDASQAANALSNVYNELTEKSESLKEAGIELYRDGKFIGFSKVLRQITSQIDGKTNEEVAQFFNSLGLSEEAGNAVKSLVNNYESLQNTLSSTTDDVSALNEMFEKQTSTAEWQFRKLVVVLDNLKQTIYSAFKDTLGKWIQKAAVWVQGLTRWIEENKDQFVELISAVVRLLGVIIGFNIALNIFSKLGSVLSALTNPFTWILGAIAAVFTMLEDQQKEAIFEWIGKAIDNIISYVKELFSLLSNDGFMAVLQKIFKDIGSLFGNIGNFTIGIAVEVVKWLGDKIPEWINKGKQAIDMLIAKVDESGLPQWAKNVLKGALNTAKLALELAGDAYDWLSGIIGATKEMFLNIKNGEDSPLSAVLKWLSSIVDTTVKFGINILSDVLGWLYGLFGADSEAVENFKINLEGTAWEWYEKMKEWEDNAIQITLDLLMGKNEFEDGTLFNIGPFGEEKKNDGWLKYLIPSPEIFLPGGYKGGQFDVGGYTGDGGKYQPAGIVHAGEYVIPQWLVKKAPGLVGTIENVRKQGYANGGAVGFLPGYFDGGDVVELLKKYFIGGEEDSGVSKDINTTTDTVGYIFDFVKNYIPEQEEELSVIQQAVNEMLGIQKSDEEKPEKSNVEKTIDKLYTFFPEMKQYYDKDKGEAGNLGKIFSLGMAGQGSMKDNFLGGFAGLFKDLIGPLGEAVAMLSNVQALLNPITTIVEGMMTILGPLINNALMPFVNILTNLGKMLGTLLVPLLNPLLAGLQILGNVLTWVYNKVLVPIGKGMYIVFASIASGFNWVYNVVSDIIKGLTFGAINMGKRAVKSMDQIIKEAGEKFQEIDIKKQDEYNTEYKSSVTSSGPENVYNTFNINANDSFIQDSQEKFKTLIFKLIKEYEKESGLKFAT
- a CDS encoding phage tail tube protein gives rise to the protein MSIGTGAKSAVTIGEETTFATEAEVKYKVPFTSESLNHSVETNQSEALLGNRAVKSLAPGKEGAEGSIDLEAYPGIMGFLFYLALGKSVAYDSNSDSTDDSTKIIPIGITEDLPSATIEVDHSGNKIKYTGMTVNSLSFSGAVGDIPTMSVDFTGKEEIIGAATVSSTLVEPGEDPYYFKELTLYNDEFTTVADLYSSIDIEINNNIDADDYRLDGTGKRKSVTANKLEVTGSVNIYFDSSVLTNEYSKYKNFEDAKIGIKLVKDTGEELQIFLPRIKFTEMPHDIGGADKISLNANFTSIIPALGDVIEVVDKTNDTGTY
- a CDS encoding major capsid protein; translated protein: MKNIYNLLDSKKFVDHVMNRPQRNYLGAAIFPSEPTDSLRFEYLKGANANPVMGNVIAWGKEAPIRGRDNMATISGKINAIKLKMNLGEENMIKLFESRNSGSNIPQSVIKKYFDDVIYTYDGVENKIEYLRMQALCKGILDYTNDGYQITVDYLMPTENKPTVSTLWSDETNSNPEADIFTWMTMIKENGGLAPTKAITSTKVLNHILNNANLRKAILGVNSDRLLTQKDLNAYFGSKGYPQVTTYDLRARDLDGNVKRFFDEDKFVILPGNGQAGKTLVAPTAESLSTTMKKVKTLKGITVTQWETNDPVDLWTKAAGAQIVTMPYAEQQVSATVI